One part of the Acidobacteriota bacterium genome encodes these proteins:
- a CDS encoding ABC transporter permease: MNPFFEAVYEVQEATLMAARAFRRALSKPRYLREITTQMDLIGVGSILIIVLTGAFTGGILALNTIPTLKDFGATAKTGELVMTSLVREMGPVLASLMLAGRVGSAIAAELGSMVVSEQVDAMRALGTDPIKKLVWPRMLALMVMCPALTILADMVGSVGGWAVSSSLLGVPSSVYIRSAKDALTYTDLFGGLLKPLVFGFIIAVVSCRAGLRTHGGTVGVGRSTTQSVVLSDILILAADYFLQTLIQALPEIVRLARKFY, translated from the coding sequence ATGAACCCATTCTTTGAGGCTGTCTACGAAGTTCAAGAAGCTACCCTGATGGCCGCCCGCGCGTTCCGGCGCGCCTTATCAAAGCCTCGTTACTTGCGCGAGATCACCACCCAGATGGACCTGATCGGCGTCGGGTCCATACTGATCATCGTGTTGACCGGTGCATTCACCGGAGGCATCCTCGCGCTTAACACAATTCCCACGCTGAAAGATTTCGGCGCCACTGCGAAGACAGGCGAGCTCGTTATGACTTCGCTGGTGCGCGAGATGGGGCCAGTGTTGGCCTCGTTAATGCTTGCCGGCCGCGTAGGTTCAGCGATCGCCGCCGAGCTTGGCTCGATGGTCGTTTCGGAACAGGTAGACGCCATGCGCGCGCTGGGGACCGATCCGATCAAGAAGCTTGTGTGGCCGCGAATGCTGGCGCTTATGGTAATGTGTCCCGCTCTGACGATCCTTGCGGATATGGTCGGATCAGTCGGAGGATGGGCCGTATCGAGCTCGTTGCTGGGGGTCCCAAGCTCGGTCTATATTCGCTCGGCTAAAGACGCGCTGACATACACTGATCTCTTCGGCGGGCTCCTCAAACCGCTAGTGTTTGGCTTCATCATAGCGGTCGTAAGCTGCCGCGCCGGACTGCGCACTCACGGGGGCACAGTGGGAGTCGGGCGCTCGACCACCCAGTCGGTGGTGTTGTCGGATATTTTGATACTGGCGGCGGATTACTTCCTGCAAACACTGATTCAAGCTTTGCCTGAGATCGTGCGGCTGGCCCGCAAGTTTTACTAG
- a CDS encoding ATP-binding cassette domain-containing protein, with product MSEQIHGAIEFHDVTMAYEDRVILDEVSFTVNPGETKIVMGGSGTGKSTILKLVLGLIKPQGGRILIDGDDVTGMTEAELTTARRKIGMVFQDGALFDSLSVYENVGFRLFEQGVPEDEIEEAVRRMLRFVNLEETMEMMPSELSGGMRRRVGIARALVGSPKLILFDEPTAGLDPPTARTILELAMKLRDLEGVSSIFVTHRLEDIKLLSSSFATIGEGGDVEFRSEEGSLCLINTRFIMLKEGKVIFNGTDEELWISEDPYIQDFFRVA from the coding sequence ATGTCAGAACAGATACACGGCGCAATTGAGTTTCACGACGTGACGATGGCCTATGAGGACCGGGTCATCCTGGACGAAGTGAGTTTCACGGTAAATCCAGGCGAGACCAAGATTGTCATGGGCGGGTCGGGGACGGGCAAATCCACGATTCTCAAACTCGTGCTCGGACTCATAAAGCCGCAGGGTGGCCGCATACTGATCGACGGCGATGACGTCACCGGGATGACCGAAGCCGAACTAACCACGGCCCGCAGAAAAATAGGCATGGTCTTTCAGGATGGCGCGCTGTTCGATTCGCTGTCGGTTTACGAGAATGTCGGCTTCCGCCTGTTCGAGCAGGGAGTGCCGGAGGACGAAATCGAAGAGGCCGTCCGGCGGATGCTTCGGTTCGTCAATCTCGAGGAAACGATGGAAATGATGCCCTCTGAGCTGTCGGGCGGAATGCGGCGCCGAGTTGGCATCGCCCGCGCTCTTGTGGGCAGCCCGAAGCTGATACTTTTTGATGAGCCAACGGCAGGGCTGGACCCGCCGACCGCCCGTACGATCCTCGAGCTTGCGATGAAGCTCCGCGACCTTGAAGGAGTCAGCTCGATCTTCGTGACACATAGGCTGGAGGACATAAAGCTGCTGTCTTCGTCCTTCGCGACGATTGGCGAAGGCGGCGATGTGGAGTTCCGCTCCGAGGAAGGAAGCTTGTGTCTGATCAACACTCGCTTCATTATGCTCAAAGAAGGCAAGGTGATTTTCAACGGCACCGATGAAGAGCTCTGGATCAGTGAAGACCCTTATATCCAGGATTTCTTTAGGGTGGCGTGA